One region of Phragmites australis chromosome 18, lpPhrAust1.1, whole genome shotgun sequence genomic DNA includes:
- the LOC133899623 gene encoding RNA-binding motif protein 25-like isoform X4, translating to MQVCYPIHGALRGLPRYPAPYPIVRPGYPPRPMPPPGVLSIQRPPMIPGIRGVPPVVPPAARPPAPAVTPADKPPTAVYVGKIAPTVDNDFLLSLLRLCGPVKSWKRAQDPSNGKPKGFGFCEFESAEGVLRATRLLNKLSIDGQELVININDATKEYLKKHVEEKKRTQEKAKETEDGGGDGAIAVPENESSKHVPDESNKDTGDVGDKDSEENTKRFGIVTDEDSEADKDAAEQISSMIEEWLKTRPPPPPPPVQPSADSSGVDMTKTDSVDKNDADTDKRAVNDTEKSETGSPDKRKDRERDKDKRDKELERFERERERERVRRDRERDREKDQKHREVERLYRDRLKEWESREREKEYQRKHEKEREKEREHERRREIMKQEDESDEEDTRKRRRRSSSTLEDRKRRRQREKEEDLADKVREEEEIVEARRQAVELQRQADEAAAAAAAAAAAAESATLMEVDGDDEKEEKSQVKTIVVEGDNIASFTNGVGAGDGIHKDNSGDETSMTPGQISDSKQNSNAPAKKLGFGLIGSGKRTSVPSVFAEEDDGNNDDKRMRPLVPIDYSTEELQTVQTNSSTGPNIVAAAEFAKRISVSNLKEEKTETERDRSRRSSDRSSQRDRDRNDEDVARVNDERREKMHDREKDKPKSGNKKILDAKQLIDMIPRTKEELFAFDINWAIYDKHELHERMRPWISKKIIEFLGEEESTLVDYIVSCTKDHVQAEKMLELLQSILDVEAEMFVLKMWRMLIFEIKKVESGLSGSIKA from the exons ATGCAAGTATGTTATCCTATCCATGGGGCACTGAGAG GACTGCCTCGTTATCCTGCACCATATCCTATTGTTCGTCCAGGCTATCCTCCACGTCCAATGCCTCCGCCTGGTGTTCTGTCAATTCAACGACCACCAATGATTCCTGGGATCCGTGGTGTTCCTCCTGTGGTACCCCCAGCTGCCAGACCACCTGCTCCTGCAGTTACACCAGCTGATAAGCCACCAACTGCAGTTTACGTTGGCAAGATTGCTCCAACAGTAGACAATGATTTCCTTCTTTCACTTCTTCGG CTTTGTGGACCTGTCAAGAGTTGGAAGCGTGCCCAAGATCCAAGTAATGGAAAACCTAAAGGTTTTGGCTTTTGTGAATTTGAATCTGCTGAAGGAGTCCTTCGTGCGACACGGCTTCTCAACAAATTGAGTATTGATGGGCAGGAACTGGTG ATTAATATTAACGATGCCACCAAGGAGTACCTGAAGAAACAtgttgaagaaaagaagagaacacAAGAGAAGGCCAAAGAAACAGAAGATGGAGGTGGGGATGGAGCTATTGCTGTTCCTGAAAATGAATCATCAAAGCATGTTCCTGATGAATCAAATAAGGATACAGGAGATGTTGGAGATAAGGACAGTGAAGAGAACACTAAGAGATTTGGGATTGTTACCGATGAAGACTCTGAGGCTGATAAGGATGCTGCAGAACAAATAAGCAGTATGATTGAAGAATGGTTAAAGACTAGGCCACCGCCCCCACCTCCACCAGTTCAACCATCTGCTGATAGTTCTGGTGTAGACATGACAAAAACTG ATTCTGTTGATAAGAACGATGCTGACACTGATAAAAGGGCAGTTAATGATACTGAAAAATCAGAAACTGGCTCTCCTGATAAGAGAAAGGATAGAGAGCGTGATAAGGACAAACGAGACAAAGAACTTGAAAGATTTGAACGTGAACGTGAGCGTGAAAGAGTCAGGAGGGATAGAGAAAGGGATAGAGAGAAGGATCAGAAGCATAGAGAAGTTGAAAGGCTGTACAGGGATCGCCTTAAGGAGTGGGAAtctagggagagagagaaagaatatCAAAGAAAACATGAGAAGGAACGGGAGAAGGAAAGAGAACATGAACGCAGAAGGGAGATCATGAAGCAGGAAGATGAGAGTGATGAAGAGGATACTAGGAAAAGAAGGCGAAGGAGTAGTAGCACACTTGAAGATAGGAAAAGGAGGAGGCAACGTGAAAAAGAGGAAGACTTGGCAGATAAAGtaagagaggaagaggaaattGTGGAAGCAAGGAGGCAGGCTGTAGAGTTGCAACGGCAGGCAGATGAAGCAGCTGCGGCCGCTGCGGCCGCTGCGGCCGCTGCAGAATCTGCTACACTTATGGAggttgatggtgatgatgaaaaagaagaaaaatcacAAGTCAAGACAATTGTTGTGGAAGGTGATAACATTGCCAGCTTTACTAATGGTGTTGGTGCTG GTGATGGAATTCATAAGGACAATAGTGGTGATGAAACAAGCATGACACCTGGTCAGATCTCAGATAGCAAGCAAAATAGCAATGCTCCAGCAAAGAAACTGGGTTTTGGGCTGATTGGCTCAGGCAAACGGACGTCTGTTCCATCAGTTTTTGCTGAAGAGGATGACGGGAATAATGATGATAAGCGGATGAGACCTTTAGTACCTATCGATTACTCCACTGAGGAATTGCAAACTGTGCAGACCAATTCTTCTACTGGGCCAAATATTGTAGCAGCTGCTGAGTTTGCCAAGCGCATCTCAGTTTCAAATTTGAAGGAAGAGAAGACTGAAACCGAGAGGGATAGGAGTAGGAGATCCAGTGATAGATCAAGCCAAAGAGATAGAGATCGAAATGATGAGGATGTCGCTCGTGTCAATGATGAGCGAAGGGAAAAGATGCATGATCGAGAGAAAGATAAGCCCAAGTCAGGAAACAAGAAGATTTTGGATGCAAAACAATTAATTGACATGATCCCAAGGACAAAAGAAGAGCTTTTTGCCTTTGATATTAACTGGGCGATATATGACAAG CATGAATTGCATGAGAGAATGAGGCCTTGGATTTCAAAAAAGATAATCGAATTTCTTGGCGAGGAGGAATCAACTTTAGTGGATTATATTGTATCTTGCACCAAAGATCATGTCCAAGCAGAAAAAATGCTGGAGCTACTACAGTCAATTTTGGATGTTGAGGCAGAAATGTTTGTCCTTAAGATGTGGAGGATGCTTATATTTGAAATCAAGAAAGTCGAATCAGGACTATCAGGAAGCATAAAGGCATGA
- the LOC133899623 gene encoding RNA-binding motif protein 25-like isoform X1, whose amino-acid sequence MAAVAPPPDNLDPPPSTPPAAALTPPSATATPPNPATPNPPAPGPTAPNPNPSVSAPPAVAPPMPPAPVSFAASFRPLGVPPQHHVPQYGAVPPNPGYQMAQPMQPPGVPGVMPPGAVRPPAMYVLPPQPGAYLPQPCAAVPHPDVCFSVSAGLPRYPAPYPIVRPGYPPRPMPPPGVLSIQRPPMIPGIRGVPPVVPPAARPPAPAVTPADKPPTAVYVGKIAPTVDNDFLLSLLRLCGPVKSWKRAQDPSNGKPKGFGFCEFESAEGVLRATRLLNKLSIDGQELVININDATKEYLKKHVEEKKRTQEKAKETEDGGGDGAIAVPENESSKHVPDESNKDTGDVGDKDSEENTKRFGIVTDEDSEADKDAAEQISSMIEEWLKTRPPPPPPPVQPSADSSGVDMTKTDSVDKNDADTDKRAVNDTEKSETGSPDKRKDRERDKDKRDKELERFERERERERVRRDRERDREKDQKHREVERLYRDRLKEWESREREKEYQRKHEKEREKEREHERRREIMKQEDESDEEDTRKRRRRSSSTLEDRKRRRQREKEEDLADKVREEEEIVEARRQAVELQRQADEAAAAAAAAAAAAESATLMEVDGDDEKEEKSQVKTIVVEGDNIASFTNGVGAGDGIHKDNSGDETSMTPGQISDSKQNSNAPAKKLGFGLIGSGKRTSVPSVFAEEDDGNNDDKRMRPLVPIDYSTEELQTVQTNSSTGPNIVAAAEFAKRISVSNLKEEKTETERDRSRRSSDRSSQRDRDRNDEDVARVNDERREKMHDREKDKPKSGNKKILDAKQLIDMIPRTKEELFAFDINWAIYDKHELHERMRPWISKKIIEFLGEEESTLVDYIVSCTKDHVQAEKMLELLQSILDVEAEMFVLKMWRMLIFEIKKVESGLSGSIKA is encoded by the exons ATGGCGGCCGTCGCGCCTCCGCCCGACAACCTCGACCCGCCGCCGTCGActccccccgccgccgcgctcactcctccctccgccaccgccaccccGCCAAACCCCGCAACACCCAACCCCCCGGCCCCCGGCCCCACGGCgccgaaccctaaccctagcgtcTCCGCCCCTCCGGCGGTCGCGCCGCCGATGCCCCCAGCGCCGGTATCCTTCGCTGCCAGCTTCCGCCCGCTCGGTGTCCCGCCGCAGCACCATGTGCCGCAGTACGGCGCGGTGCCGCCGAACCCGGGCTACCAGATGGCGCAGCCGATGCAGCCGCCGGGCGTCCCAGGCGTTATGCCTCCGGGCGCCGTGCGGCCGCCGGCCATGTACGTGCTGCCGCCCCAGCCCGGCGCCTACCTGCCACAGCCATGTGCTGCGGTCCCCCATCCCG ATGTCTGTTTCTCTGTCTCTGCAGGACTGCCTCGTTATCCTGCACCATATCCTATTGTTCGTCCAGGCTATCCTCCACGTCCAATGCCTCCGCCTGGTGTTCTGTCAATTCAACGACCACCAATGATTCCTGGGATCCGTGGTGTTCCTCCTGTGGTACCCCCAGCTGCCAGACCACCTGCTCCTGCAGTTACACCAGCTGATAAGCCACCAACTGCAGTTTACGTTGGCAAGATTGCTCCAACAGTAGACAATGATTTCCTTCTTTCACTTCTTCGG CTTTGTGGACCTGTCAAGAGTTGGAAGCGTGCCCAAGATCCAAGTAATGGAAAACCTAAAGGTTTTGGCTTTTGTGAATTTGAATCTGCTGAAGGAGTCCTTCGTGCGACACGGCTTCTCAACAAATTGAGTATTGATGGGCAGGAACTGGTG ATTAATATTAACGATGCCACCAAGGAGTACCTGAAGAAACAtgttgaagaaaagaagagaacacAAGAGAAGGCCAAAGAAACAGAAGATGGAGGTGGGGATGGAGCTATTGCTGTTCCTGAAAATGAATCATCAAAGCATGTTCCTGATGAATCAAATAAGGATACAGGAGATGTTGGAGATAAGGACAGTGAAGAGAACACTAAGAGATTTGGGATTGTTACCGATGAAGACTCTGAGGCTGATAAGGATGCTGCAGAACAAATAAGCAGTATGATTGAAGAATGGTTAAAGACTAGGCCACCGCCCCCACCTCCACCAGTTCAACCATCTGCTGATAGTTCTGGTGTAGACATGACAAAAACTG ATTCTGTTGATAAGAACGATGCTGACACTGATAAAAGGGCAGTTAATGATACTGAAAAATCAGAAACTGGCTCTCCTGATAAGAGAAAGGATAGAGAGCGTGATAAGGACAAACGAGACAAAGAACTTGAAAGATTTGAACGTGAACGTGAGCGTGAAAGAGTCAGGAGGGATAGAGAAAGGGATAGAGAGAAGGATCAGAAGCATAGAGAAGTTGAAAGGCTGTACAGGGATCGCCTTAAGGAGTGGGAAtctagggagagagagaaagaatatCAAAGAAAACATGAGAAGGAACGGGAGAAGGAAAGAGAACATGAACGCAGAAGGGAGATCATGAAGCAGGAAGATGAGAGTGATGAAGAGGATACTAGGAAAAGAAGGCGAAGGAGTAGTAGCACACTTGAAGATAGGAAAAGGAGGAGGCAACGTGAAAAAGAGGAAGACTTGGCAGATAAAGtaagagaggaagaggaaattGTGGAAGCAAGGAGGCAGGCTGTAGAGTTGCAACGGCAGGCAGATGAAGCAGCTGCGGCCGCTGCGGCCGCTGCGGCCGCTGCAGAATCTGCTACACTTATGGAggttgatggtgatgatgaaaaagaagaaaaatcacAAGTCAAGACAATTGTTGTGGAAGGTGATAACATTGCCAGCTTTACTAATGGTGTTGGTGCTG GTGATGGAATTCATAAGGACAATAGTGGTGATGAAACAAGCATGACACCTGGTCAGATCTCAGATAGCAAGCAAAATAGCAATGCTCCAGCAAAGAAACTGGGTTTTGGGCTGATTGGCTCAGGCAAACGGACGTCTGTTCCATCAGTTTTTGCTGAAGAGGATGACGGGAATAATGATGATAAGCGGATGAGACCTTTAGTACCTATCGATTACTCCACTGAGGAATTGCAAACTGTGCAGACCAATTCTTCTACTGGGCCAAATATTGTAGCAGCTGCTGAGTTTGCCAAGCGCATCTCAGTTTCAAATTTGAAGGAAGAGAAGACTGAAACCGAGAGGGATAGGAGTAGGAGATCCAGTGATAGATCAAGCCAAAGAGATAGAGATCGAAATGATGAGGATGTCGCTCGTGTCAATGATGAGCGAAGGGAAAAGATGCATGATCGAGAGAAAGATAAGCCCAAGTCAGGAAACAAGAAGATTTTGGATGCAAAACAATTAATTGACATGATCCCAAGGACAAAAGAAGAGCTTTTTGCCTTTGATATTAACTGGGCGATATATGACAAG CATGAATTGCATGAGAGAATGAGGCCTTGGATTTCAAAAAAGATAATCGAATTTCTTGGCGAGGAGGAATCAACTTTAGTGGATTATATTGTATCTTGCACCAAAGATCATGTCCAAGCAGAAAAAATGCTGGAGCTACTACAGTCAATTTTGGATGTTGAGGCAGAAATGTTTGTCCTTAAGATGTGGAGGATGCTTATATTTGAAATCAAGAAAGTCGAATCAGGACTATCAGGAAGCATAAAGGCATGA
- the LOC133899623 gene encoding RNA-binding motif protein 25-like isoform X2, which produces MAAVAPPPDNLDPPPSTPPAAALTPPSATATPPNPATPNPPAPGPTAPNPNPSVSAPPAVAPPMPPAPVSFAASFRPLGVPPQHHVPQYGAVPPNPGYQMAQPMQPPGVPGVMPPGAVRPPAMYVLPPQPGAYLPQPCAAVPHPGLPRYPAPYPIVRPGYPPRPMPPPGVLSIQRPPMIPGIRGVPPVVPPAARPPAPAVTPADKPPTAVYVGKIAPTVDNDFLLSLLRLCGPVKSWKRAQDPSNGKPKGFGFCEFESAEGVLRATRLLNKLSIDGQELVININDATKEYLKKHVEEKKRTQEKAKETEDGGGDGAIAVPENESSKHVPDESNKDTGDVGDKDSEENTKRFGIVTDEDSEADKDAAEQISSMIEEWLKTRPPPPPPPVQPSADSSGVDMTKTDSVDKNDADTDKRAVNDTEKSETGSPDKRKDRERDKDKRDKELERFERERERERVRRDRERDREKDQKHREVERLYRDRLKEWESREREKEYQRKHEKEREKEREHERRREIMKQEDESDEEDTRKRRRRSSSTLEDRKRRRQREKEEDLADKVREEEEIVEARRQAVELQRQADEAAAAAAAAAAAAESATLMEVDGDDEKEEKSQVKTIVVEGDNIASFTNGVGAGDGIHKDNSGDETSMTPGQISDSKQNSNAPAKKLGFGLIGSGKRTSVPSVFAEEDDGNNDDKRMRPLVPIDYSTEELQTVQTNSSTGPNIVAAAEFAKRISVSNLKEEKTETERDRSRRSSDRSSQRDRDRNDEDVARVNDERREKMHDREKDKPKSGNKKILDAKQLIDMIPRTKEELFAFDINWAIYDKHELHERMRPWISKKIIEFLGEEESTLVDYIVSCTKDHVQAEKMLELLQSILDVEAEMFVLKMWRMLIFEIKKVESGLSGSIKA; this is translated from the exons ATGGCGGCCGTCGCGCCTCCGCCCGACAACCTCGACCCGCCGCCGTCGActccccccgccgccgcgctcactcctccctccgccaccgccaccccGCCAAACCCCGCAACACCCAACCCCCCGGCCCCCGGCCCCACGGCgccgaaccctaaccctagcgtcTCCGCCCCTCCGGCGGTCGCGCCGCCGATGCCCCCAGCGCCGGTATCCTTCGCTGCCAGCTTCCGCCCGCTCGGTGTCCCGCCGCAGCACCATGTGCCGCAGTACGGCGCGGTGCCGCCGAACCCGGGCTACCAGATGGCGCAGCCGATGCAGCCGCCGGGCGTCCCAGGCGTTATGCCTCCGGGCGCCGTGCGGCCGCCGGCCATGTACGTGCTGCCGCCCCAGCCCGGCGCCTACCTGCCACAGCCATGTGCTGCGGTCCCCCATCCCG GACTGCCTCGTTATCCTGCACCATATCCTATTGTTCGTCCAGGCTATCCTCCACGTCCAATGCCTCCGCCTGGTGTTCTGTCAATTCAACGACCACCAATGATTCCTGGGATCCGTGGTGTTCCTCCTGTGGTACCCCCAGCTGCCAGACCACCTGCTCCTGCAGTTACACCAGCTGATAAGCCACCAACTGCAGTTTACGTTGGCAAGATTGCTCCAACAGTAGACAATGATTTCCTTCTTTCACTTCTTCGG CTTTGTGGACCTGTCAAGAGTTGGAAGCGTGCCCAAGATCCAAGTAATGGAAAACCTAAAGGTTTTGGCTTTTGTGAATTTGAATCTGCTGAAGGAGTCCTTCGTGCGACACGGCTTCTCAACAAATTGAGTATTGATGGGCAGGAACTGGTG ATTAATATTAACGATGCCACCAAGGAGTACCTGAAGAAACAtgttgaagaaaagaagagaacacAAGAGAAGGCCAAAGAAACAGAAGATGGAGGTGGGGATGGAGCTATTGCTGTTCCTGAAAATGAATCATCAAAGCATGTTCCTGATGAATCAAATAAGGATACAGGAGATGTTGGAGATAAGGACAGTGAAGAGAACACTAAGAGATTTGGGATTGTTACCGATGAAGACTCTGAGGCTGATAAGGATGCTGCAGAACAAATAAGCAGTATGATTGAAGAATGGTTAAAGACTAGGCCACCGCCCCCACCTCCACCAGTTCAACCATCTGCTGATAGTTCTGGTGTAGACATGACAAAAACTG ATTCTGTTGATAAGAACGATGCTGACACTGATAAAAGGGCAGTTAATGATACTGAAAAATCAGAAACTGGCTCTCCTGATAAGAGAAAGGATAGAGAGCGTGATAAGGACAAACGAGACAAAGAACTTGAAAGATTTGAACGTGAACGTGAGCGTGAAAGAGTCAGGAGGGATAGAGAAAGGGATAGAGAGAAGGATCAGAAGCATAGAGAAGTTGAAAGGCTGTACAGGGATCGCCTTAAGGAGTGGGAAtctagggagagagagaaagaatatCAAAGAAAACATGAGAAGGAACGGGAGAAGGAAAGAGAACATGAACGCAGAAGGGAGATCATGAAGCAGGAAGATGAGAGTGATGAAGAGGATACTAGGAAAAGAAGGCGAAGGAGTAGTAGCACACTTGAAGATAGGAAAAGGAGGAGGCAACGTGAAAAAGAGGAAGACTTGGCAGATAAAGtaagagaggaagaggaaattGTGGAAGCAAGGAGGCAGGCTGTAGAGTTGCAACGGCAGGCAGATGAAGCAGCTGCGGCCGCTGCGGCCGCTGCGGCCGCTGCAGAATCTGCTACACTTATGGAggttgatggtgatgatgaaaaagaagaaaaatcacAAGTCAAGACAATTGTTGTGGAAGGTGATAACATTGCCAGCTTTACTAATGGTGTTGGTGCTG GTGATGGAATTCATAAGGACAATAGTGGTGATGAAACAAGCATGACACCTGGTCAGATCTCAGATAGCAAGCAAAATAGCAATGCTCCAGCAAAGAAACTGGGTTTTGGGCTGATTGGCTCAGGCAAACGGACGTCTGTTCCATCAGTTTTTGCTGAAGAGGATGACGGGAATAATGATGATAAGCGGATGAGACCTTTAGTACCTATCGATTACTCCACTGAGGAATTGCAAACTGTGCAGACCAATTCTTCTACTGGGCCAAATATTGTAGCAGCTGCTGAGTTTGCCAAGCGCATCTCAGTTTCAAATTTGAAGGAAGAGAAGACTGAAACCGAGAGGGATAGGAGTAGGAGATCCAGTGATAGATCAAGCCAAAGAGATAGAGATCGAAATGATGAGGATGTCGCTCGTGTCAATGATGAGCGAAGGGAAAAGATGCATGATCGAGAGAAAGATAAGCCCAAGTCAGGAAACAAGAAGATTTTGGATGCAAAACAATTAATTGACATGATCCCAAGGACAAAAGAAGAGCTTTTTGCCTTTGATATTAACTGGGCGATATATGACAAG CATGAATTGCATGAGAGAATGAGGCCTTGGATTTCAAAAAAGATAATCGAATTTCTTGGCGAGGAGGAATCAACTTTAGTGGATTATATTGTATCTTGCACCAAAGATCATGTCCAAGCAGAAAAAATGCTGGAGCTACTACAGTCAATTTTGGATGTTGAGGCAGAAATGTTTGTCCTTAAGATGTGGAGGATGCTTATATTTGAAATCAAGAAAGTCGAATCAGGACTATCAGGAAGCATAAAGGCATGA
- the LOC133899623 gene encoding RNA-binding motif protein 25-like isoform X3, producing the protein MQVCYPIHGALRDVCFSVSAGLPRYPAPYPIVRPGYPPRPMPPPGVLSIQRPPMIPGIRGVPPVVPPAARPPAPAVTPADKPPTAVYVGKIAPTVDNDFLLSLLRLCGPVKSWKRAQDPSNGKPKGFGFCEFESAEGVLRATRLLNKLSIDGQELVININDATKEYLKKHVEEKKRTQEKAKETEDGGGDGAIAVPENESSKHVPDESNKDTGDVGDKDSEENTKRFGIVTDEDSEADKDAAEQISSMIEEWLKTRPPPPPPPVQPSADSSGVDMTKTDSVDKNDADTDKRAVNDTEKSETGSPDKRKDRERDKDKRDKELERFERERERERVRRDRERDREKDQKHREVERLYRDRLKEWESREREKEYQRKHEKEREKEREHERRREIMKQEDESDEEDTRKRRRRSSSTLEDRKRRRQREKEEDLADKVREEEEIVEARRQAVELQRQADEAAAAAAAAAAAAESATLMEVDGDDEKEEKSQVKTIVVEGDNIASFTNGVGAGDGIHKDNSGDETSMTPGQISDSKQNSNAPAKKLGFGLIGSGKRTSVPSVFAEEDDGNNDDKRMRPLVPIDYSTEELQTVQTNSSTGPNIVAAAEFAKRISVSNLKEEKTETERDRSRRSSDRSSQRDRDRNDEDVARVNDERREKMHDREKDKPKSGNKKILDAKQLIDMIPRTKEELFAFDINWAIYDKHELHERMRPWISKKIIEFLGEEESTLVDYIVSCTKDHVQAEKMLELLQSILDVEAEMFVLKMWRMLIFEIKKVESGLSGSIKA; encoded by the exons ATGCAAGTATGTTATCCTATCCATGGGGCACTGAGAG ATGTCTGTTTCTCTGTCTCTGCAGGACTGCCTCGTTATCCTGCACCATATCCTATTGTTCGTCCAGGCTATCCTCCACGTCCAATGCCTCCGCCTGGTGTTCTGTCAATTCAACGACCACCAATGATTCCTGGGATCCGTGGTGTTCCTCCTGTGGTACCCCCAGCTGCCAGACCACCTGCTCCTGCAGTTACACCAGCTGATAAGCCACCAACTGCAGTTTACGTTGGCAAGATTGCTCCAACAGTAGACAATGATTTCCTTCTTTCACTTCTTCGG CTTTGTGGACCTGTCAAGAGTTGGAAGCGTGCCCAAGATCCAAGTAATGGAAAACCTAAAGGTTTTGGCTTTTGTGAATTTGAATCTGCTGAAGGAGTCCTTCGTGCGACACGGCTTCTCAACAAATTGAGTATTGATGGGCAGGAACTGGTG ATTAATATTAACGATGCCACCAAGGAGTACCTGAAGAAACAtgttgaagaaaagaagagaacacAAGAGAAGGCCAAAGAAACAGAAGATGGAGGTGGGGATGGAGCTATTGCTGTTCCTGAAAATGAATCATCAAAGCATGTTCCTGATGAATCAAATAAGGATACAGGAGATGTTGGAGATAAGGACAGTGAAGAGAACACTAAGAGATTTGGGATTGTTACCGATGAAGACTCTGAGGCTGATAAGGATGCTGCAGAACAAATAAGCAGTATGATTGAAGAATGGTTAAAGACTAGGCCACCGCCCCCACCTCCACCAGTTCAACCATCTGCTGATAGTTCTGGTGTAGACATGACAAAAACTG ATTCTGTTGATAAGAACGATGCTGACACTGATAAAAGGGCAGTTAATGATACTGAAAAATCAGAAACTGGCTCTCCTGATAAGAGAAAGGATAGAGAGCGTGATAAGGACAAACGAGACAAAGAACTTGAAAGATTTGAACGTGAACGTGAGCGTGAAAGAGTCAGGAGGGATAGAGAAAGGGATAGAGAGAAGGATCAGAAGCATAGAGAAGTTGAAAGGCTGTACAGGGATCGCCTTAAGGAGTGGGAAtctagggagagagagaaagaatatCAAAGAAAACATGAGAAGGAACGGGAGAAGGAAAGAGAACATGAACGCAGAAGGGAGATCATGAAGCAGGAAGATGAGAGTGATGAAGAGGATACTAGGAAAAGAAGGCGAAGGAGTAGTAGCACACTTGAAGATAGGAAAAGGAGGAGGCAACGTGAAAAAGAGGAAGACTTGGCAGATAAAGtaagagaggaagaggaaattGTGGAAGCAAGGAGGCAGGCTGTAGAGTTGCAACGGCAGGCAGATGAAGCAGCTGCGGCCGCTGCGGCCGCTGCGGCCGCTGCAGAATCTGCTACACTTATGGAggttgatggtgatgatgaaaaagaagaaaaatcacAAGTCAAGACAATTGTTGTGGAAGGTGATAACATTGCCAGCTTTACTAATGGTGTTGGTGCTG GTGATGGAATTCATAAGGACAATAGTGGTGATGAAACAAGCATGACACCTGGTCAGATCTCAGATAGCAAGCAAAATAGCAATGCTCCAGCAAAGAAACTGGGTTTTGGGCTGATTGGCTCAGGCAAACGGACGTCTGTTCCATCAGTTTTTGCTGAAGAGGATGACGGGAATAATGATGATAAGCGGATGAGACCTTTAGTACCTATCGATTACTCCACTGAGGAATTGCAAACTGTGCAGACCAATTCTTCTACTGGGCCAAATATTGTAGCAGCTGCTGAGTTTGCCAAGCGCATCTCAGTTTCAAATTTGAAGGAAGAGAAGACTGAAACCGAGAGGGATAGGAGTAGGAGATCCAGTGATAGATCAAGCCAAAGAGATAGAGATCGAAATGATGAGGATGTCGCTCGTGTCAATGATGAGCGAAGGGAAAAGATGCATGATCGAGAGAAAGATAAGCCCAAGTCAGGAAACAAGAAGATTTTGGATGCAAAACAATTAATTGACATGATCCCAAGGACAAAAGAAGAGCTTTTTGCCTTTGATATTAACTGGGCGATATATGACAAG CATGAATTGCATGAGAGAATGAGGCCTTGGATTTCAAAAAAGATAATCGAATTTCTTGGCGAGGAGGAATCAACTTTAGTGGATTATATTGTATCTTGCACCAAAGATCATGTCCAAGCAGAAAAAATGCTGGAGCTACTACAGTCAATTTTGGATGTTGAGGCAGAAATGTTTGTCCTTAAGATGTGGAGGATGCTTATATTTGAAATCAAGAAAGTCGAATCAGGACTATCAGGAAGCATAAAGGCATGA